AATTTCTTTAATCTGAGCTTGATAAGCGCGCATAATCTGGATAGAAGTGCTCAGTAGAAGATCTATAGAGTTCTCTACCACTTTACTTAAACGGTAAGATCCTTTAACAGCCTTTTGTATAGATTTTGCTACCTCTTCAGGATTACCGAAGCGATTTTTTCCCTTTTCTTGAAGAAAAAGGGCGAGTTCTTCTAAGCTGAATCGCTCTAAAAATAATTCCATCATCGTATTTCCAAATACAGAGGACTCAACGTCCTGTGTAAATTGACTGCACTTCAATCCTAAGTGTTGAAGGAAATGTTGTTTCCCTCTTGTTAAGGCATGTACGAGTTGATAACGAGAACGAGTTAATTGCTGTAAGGCCATGTATTGTTCTTCCCTCACAACGGACATTGTATGACGTCCAAAACGCACATAGTCTGCAATGACAAATGCATCAATGGCATCTGTTTTATCCATTTCTGAATAGCTTTTTTTGAAGTTTGAGATTTGCTTTGGGTTAATCATAAATACTTGAGAGTTGTAGGCTCTAAGTTCTTTGTCATTGTGAAGAAACATAGCTGGATGATAGCTGTAAATGGAAGTAGATTCTAATCCAATTTTAATGACTTCACATGTTAGGCTGAAGGCTGTTTGTAAAATTATTTCTTTTAATTTCATTTCTCCAGGTAAATCGTTTGGAATGGTGAACGATTGTAATCGATCTCCTTCACCATTTAAAAAACAAACTTTTGCACCTTGAGAACTCACATCTAAACCAATAAATAGTTTCATAGGGGAATTCCTCCTTTCCTTTAGAATCATTGGAAAGTCTCTTTCTTGGACGTCTGGGGATATCCCTAGTGTGACCGCTGACCAACATCCTCGTGTATAAGAACTTATCCTTGATTCAAACCTAGTGCTACTAACAACTAGGTTTGAATCAAGGGGAACAGCCTGTGAGTAAGAAGAATAAAGCGAACACTGGGAAACAGTCTTTTAATGTAGTCATACCTACAGGGAATGAAAGAATTGTCCCAAATGATCCTTACTTTCATTATCTAGGAATATCCTCGGACGCCCAAGAGATTATTAGATTAAAACGTTGCTCGAAAGAGTAACTAAAAATAATATACGAG
This window of the Priestia filamentosa genome carries:
- a CDS encoding IS110 family transposase, with protein sequence MKLFIGLDVSSQGAKVCFLNGEGDRLQSFTIPNDLPGEMKLKEIILQTAFSLTCEVIKIGLESTSIYSYHPAMFLHNDKELRAYNSQVFMINPKQISNFKKSYSEMDKTDAIDAFVIADYVRFGRHTMSVVREEQYMALQQLTRSRYQLVHALTRGKQHFLQHLGLKCSQFTQDVESSVFGNTMMELFLERFSLEELALFLQEKGKNRFGNPEEVAKSIQKAVKGSYRLSKVVENSIDLLLSTSIQIMRAYQAQIKEIEKGIENIMATLPQTLESIPGVGPVFAAGIVAEIGQINRFNDETRIAKYAGLFWKKYQSGRFTAESTSLTRSGNHYLRYYLVEAANSVRRHVPEYRNYYAKKSAEVPKHKHKRALVLTARKFVRLVDALLSNNQIYTPGRSVDR